A portion of the Acidobacteriota bacterium genome contains these proteins:
- a CDS encoding sugar ABC transporter substrate-binding protein — MRALFLLLAAAVSGALAAVPAPAAPSDDDRSYIIGVEDLLYVWVFEDKNIQLEVRVRPDGMISLPMIGDVKAEGLTPARLSRVIAEKLEPFFENPNVAVIVKEINSFKVYVLGEVNRQGVLSFYQPTTLLQAIAAAGGLTAFANEKMTLIRQSEGGAEWIKIDCSDLLAGKPTADNIYLRPGDVLLFHR, encoded by the coding sequence ATGCGCGCGCTTTTTCTGCTCCTCGCCGCCGCGGTGTCCGGCGCGTTGGCCGCGGTCCCGGCCCCGGCGGCGCCTTCCGACGACGACCGGTCGTACATCATCGGCGTCGAGGATCTCCTGTACGTCTGGGTCTTTGAGGACAAGAACATTCAGCTCGAGGTGCGGGTCCGTCCCGACGGCATGATCTCCCTGCCGATGATCGGTGACGTGAAGGCCGAGGGGCTGACACCCGCCCGTCTGAGCCGGGTCATCGCCGAAAAGCTGGAGCCGTTCTTCGAAAATCCCAACGTGGCGGTGATCGTCAAGGAGATCAACAGCTTCAAGGTCTACGTGCTGGGCGAGGTGAACCGCCAGGGCGTGCTGAGCTTCTACCAGCCGACGACCCTTCTCCAGGCGATCGCTGCCGCGGGAGGCCTCACCGCGTTCGCCAACGAGAAGATGACGCTCATCCGGCAGTCGGAAGGCGGGGCCGAGTGGATCAAGATCGACTGCAGCGATCTGCTCGCCGGCAAACCGACGGCGGACAACATCTACCTGCGGCCGGGCGACGTGCTGCTCTTCCATCGCTGA